The genomic segment TTCCAGAGataaaatcaaaagaaaagagaacagtATTTTATCAAACCTGGCTATATGCAGGACTAAAGAGGGAACATAGGAAAATTGGTAATTACAGCATAAAATGGGACTTGAAATAGACAAGGAAATTGTAAAGGAGGAAATACAGTTCTTCAGTGACTGGAATCCACCACCACAGCCTGTGTACACATAATGCAGGTTAAATCTAGACAGACGTTAAATCGGATTGCCCAGAGTGAACAAGATAGATAAGTTACTTTACTATACCTCAGCCAAGCCATAAATAAGGCTCCATGGACTCTGTGACAAACTGGACCTAAATTTTGCATCAGATTGTGTATTAAAGCTGAGGAGCTGGGCTAGGTAACAGGGCTGTGCACAACCACAGAGTCAAcggggagccctgctgccctatCTCTACCCATCCTATCCAACCTCCAGCTGATGTGAGATGTGGAGGAGCTGTGTTTGCTGGATACTATAGGTGATTTGTCAAAGCCCAGCTCTTCTCCATCCCACTTCTCCCAGTGCAACAGAAATGGTTTTACCCGTCTTCATGACTGCCGTGTacagctccccactcctcccctgtgACATCGAGTTGGCTTTCCCAGTTCACCAGGCAGTAGAACCAACGGGGCGCCCTTAATGTGCCAATGACTCAGCGTATGGAGATATGTGGCAGGATTTACTCCTGGAGGGATTCTgcgtaaaaaaaaataaaaaattctgcacattttatttgtcaaaagaaTGCAGTATAATCACACcaatttcaattgttttggtaatttatttaaactacaatacagaaaaaagtcacaataactattcagcgtttcctaaacacatgaaagtgaagttacaaacacttggtaactaataccctgcattccagttataatcctgagTTATAATCAGCCAGAGGGACCTGAAAAAGTATGACTCTCGGGGGAGAGTTTCCTTAGGCAAAGCTAGAAAATCTTTGATCAAAATATAATATTATGGAAAATTAAAAGTCCGCTGAAGGGGTGatgtgttttacagatggagcaattgaggcacagagaggggaagtgacttgctcaagggcaCTGTCACCCACTAAGTAAAGTTTGGAACAGAGGCCAGATCTCTTTATTCTCAAGCTAGTACTGAACCCAAAGTACAATCTTCCTTGATTGAATCCAAACTCCAGCTGGCTCAGACTGGCAGTTTTGCCCTAGTGTTAGCATTGAAAGCTGCCCCCTGCTCTTATTCTTTGGTGTTATCAAGAAGAAACTGTCACCCATAATTCTGTTTAAATTGGTGACAGTTGGCATAGTTGGGGAAAATGTGCTTCTCCTGCTCAACAAAATTTTGATCGCTGGATTCTCTATTACATGCATCCAGATGATGACAACAGCAGTGCAGGGTGCTTATGCACACATGCTGGCTCTAACCAACTCTCCTCTCCAAAATAAGAGAAATCTGAACCAGGAGGATCCTTTAATAAAGTACTTTTTATTCTTGACCCAGCTGGGAGGACAAATGTAGGTTTGAGAATCCTGACATCAGGTGAAAGCCTGTAAGATCTTGTCTGAGTGCTCattctgaccttttttttttattccagataAATGACCCTGATGCAGGACTGTGGATAGTGAGTATGACTACAGACTTTCCTAGCTGCTGAAGAATCTGGAGCATTTTATAGGAGAGAATCCTAAATTTGCTCCTTTGTTGGACATCTGCCCTCTTTTCTGTTACAACCCCCTTCTGAAAGGTTTACAATGGCTCTTCTAGCTTTGGCCTGACCTGTGGCGCACAAGTTCACAACACTTGGGTGACTTCAAACCGTCTGAATGGGTTCTGTAATTCTGCCTGGAGCAGGTAAAACCTGAAGCCTGCTTTGGATGAGTTTTAAATCCTCATCCTTGATTAAAAtaagcagctttttaaaattacaccTTTTGGGAACATCATCTTCCCTCTGAATAGTGACTTGGGTGTGGGAAGGCGGTGGACAGGTTACTCAAGTTTGATTACCTGCATGGCACTTCCAGAGGTTTTTATTCCACTTTGcttacccccaccccctaccatctttgtctagggcaggcaCCAACTatctcttctcctccttccctggggCTCACACCTCCTGACCTGAGTACCTCTGGGCTCCACATCACCTCTGTGTATTGTAATCGCTCCAGATCACCTGCTCTGCTGCATTGTGTAAATGAACTGGATGGGATGTGGCTGCTTCTCTGTGCTCTGCCTTCTCATGCTACAGAGTGGACTTGCAATATCTCACTAACAGGTGGTCTACATTGTACCTGCTGTCCTTACGCTGCTTGTTGGCCTTAATCCGTCAATTACAGGTATGATATTGGCATTCTAAATGGACTCACTCGTCAGATCTTCACCCCAAAGagattggttttcattttttgtcatGGTAGGATGCAAACCCAGGGCTGCATGGAAATGTGCTCAGCTGTCCATGACTGCAGGTAGTAAGGTGCCCATTCCCAGGAGTGATGGTGACTGCTTtcctgtttgcaggtggatgtcCTAGAAATGGATTTAGTCCATTGTCTCTGCATCAATTCCTCGTCCTGAGACATCCTTATTACTGCACCTATGCCGTAACAGTCTGGTTCTAGTACTAAATGGTGATCTATTGGGCTGAGCACGAGACTGCGAGCCAGAAACTTCCATGTTCTAGTCTTTggctctgctgctcccattggcaaGTCACTGAacttttctctctgtttccccatctgtaaaattggaataATTCTTACCTGTGTCCTAGGAGGGCTGAGAGTTAATGTCTGTACAGTGTTCTGAAGAGATAAAGGTATAACTACCAAATACTGTGATTACCACACAAGGTGCACATACAGCAGTGTAATATTCTTAGTGGTTATAATATGGCATGGTAGGAGTTCTAAGATTGTATAGTCACTGGGGAATGTTATCTGCTGGCTGAGACTGATGCGGCTGTATTTACAGGGACCCTGTAAGGCCAAATTTGGCCCAGGAAATAAAAGTAAGATTTATACAATCTAAGATCACTAGAAgtatttccttgatttttttttttctcattggaAAGAATTTTGAGAAATTGTTTTCTATATGCTAAATGACAACCATATATGCTGAATGAATTTTATTTTGGATTAAGGAAAATCCCAACAAAAACaaagtaaagtctccatgagagagcacagtgtCTCTTCTGTAACATGCTGCATCAACTCTGCCTCCTAAAATGCTGGCTTTGTTAAATGAAAGTGTAACAGTCACTGTTCATAAATAAACCTTGCTCTGCAGTATTTGCAACCTCAACATTGCAGCATTTTGCTAGTGCATGAGAGCCCGAAAGTGAAACTGAAAGTCTATTTTCAATGCCCAAATTGGGATAAATgccaaaagtaaacaaacaggagTGTTGGAAAGGGAAATAATTTTTCCAGATTCTTTTGGTTTAGATAGCCTAAAGTTTATTTTCAGCATACTTGTATATTTTCAGGACATTTGTTTTtcctaattattttaattttgatatTGCCAAATCAATAAGACGCATTTCACATTAGGACTGTGAAAGGCCCTGAGCTGCAGCCAGTTCAACAGAACCATCAGCCTTCTATGTAGACCTGTTGCAAAGTAAAAAATCATACACAGCTCTTTTCTATATTGGGAACCTATAATGATCAGCTCTTGCTTGGAGCTCTCCATCCACTGGAGGGTTCAGCCCGGAAGAGATTTTGTTTGTTAAGCCTTCTGGTTTTCCATTTGTTGACTTGTCATTATGGAGGTCAGCCAGAGAACCATTTGTTATTCACTTATCTCTGCCTCCCATAGCCCTCCAGCATGGACCTGTAAGCCACAAGAGCCTGTGTCCGGGCCCCTTCTAATCTTTCCTGGAATATTTTGAGGCAGGGACAGCTCATGCCCTAGAATTGCCCAAGAGCCTGACAGAGGGCATAGGGTGTCAGGAAGTCATGCTCCTTGCTATGTAGAGGCTTCAGTTTGTAATTCTCCATGGCCTTTTATGAAGCCATTGAACAGTGGAGCATGTTTCTGTTTCCTAGGGAGGATCTGTGATGGTCTTCAGAGCTGTGGTGCTGCCAAGGAGTTGTTTCCCAGGAACTCAGAATCTGAAATCCACCCAGAGCTTGCATTTGTCAACAGTATTTCTAGACCAGAATTCCTTCACCATTCCAAACACCTGGATACATAAAAGAGAAAGTCCTACCTAGTATTGCAGCAGACGCTCCTGCATCCCTCCTTCCTAGTGCATGTATGTTTGTGGAAGGGTCCATTTTTACGCAGCTTCTTTACAGTCTGGAAGACTTGGGATGTACTTCATGTAGTATGTTCATAAGCATTTAGTAGCTCCAGTCTGTTCTTCCCCAGATAATGTCATCTGGAGGAGCCTGTCAGATCTGCATTCTGCTGCTTGTTTAGTTGGAACCGTTGCCTTGGGGTGCTCTTTGTTCGCTTATGCAAAAAGTAACATCTTGCATGAAGAGGAAGGAAGGTGAGTAATGCATCTATTCTGTCCTAATCCATACAGCCCATGTATGAAGCAGATTGTCCCTCTGGCAGCTCACTCCCAGGCAGACCAAGCTTCAGTTTTTGATTGATACAGTGAGTGGGTTGGCCCTAAAAAGAAGGGAGTCAGGCTAGTAAGGAACTCAGCCTGGTTGTTGCTAGTCCAGCAGTATGTTGGAGAAACCGTTGACGAAGGGGCCAGTGAGCACAGGTTGCAGCTTGGCTGAATCCCCTGTTCTCTTTGCTTTGGTCAGTCACAGatggggatggggtaggggtcggTACTGACTTTCAAAACTCACAAGACTGGCACTGTGCACCTTGGAAGCCCCCTGTGTTCTGATTCCAGAGCTTTAGAGGCAGGAATTGGGTAAGTTTTCAGAATTGTGTTCAGGGTGGATTGATGTAAataaagtgatttaaatcatcagttttaataaacttttacatttgcacttcagttattttctgaaGAAAGGTGCactctcattggttgatataaccattacaatgtgttgatttacaactaaatagaacctttacactagatttggtacatctctTTGCTATCTGAGAGGGTgcactataactatatacatttatgtaaacaattatatagcttaatattttcaaattcttattAACCATACATTTTAGTATGTCAGAAAAGGGcaaatgatatattgcttattcaCTAGATagttaactttttgctcatgatttgtttAACttcattaggatggtaactggaatttcaTTAAACATGCACAACTGCATATacgatttattttttattaaaacaaacgtAAAAGTTTTGGATAAATAAAATTCCcatatcaaaacatgtttcacattcacaactaaataatttattaaacaaagggaTTAACTGTGGTCTGTGAATTAAATGGATTATTTCAGGAAAGTTTTACACAAACATGTTTGAAAAGTGGCTGGAGCTTAAATTCCTACTCTCCTCTAAGTTTCTTGAAAGTGAGATAGTTCagcctaagtaatttaggagacTATTGtaccatatttataaagcttgacctcaaaagttagacTCGGGCAAAAAacctttatatagaaaagcaTCCTTTAATTCATAGAGGCTAATGGATTCAGtatatttattgtttatttaaatgttcaaagATACAAgtagtttaggccttaacatatattttgtattaaattcagatttcattttaaagtggtctatttttaataagaattataatttaaataacaaaatagaaaacatttaaaaaaaaagaaaaaaaatcaattttcatcCCCCAAATTTTGTTTGGAGGGTACCATGTACCTACTTGTCTGGAATGGAATACTGTCAAGCTGTTGGAGACTTGATGGCACAATCCCCACTACTGCCAAGCATGGAGGAAAGGGGGTTGAAAGTGAAGGAGGGAAACTCCCACTAGGCAGAGACTCAGATATTCCTTTTTGTTTAAGTAAGCAAAGTGCTTGCTTGTGCACAAGGTAAAAGTGATCGTGTCTTAAGTTGCTGTTTAAATGGACACCCTGAGGCGTAGTTTACAGGTTTATCTGTAGTTCTGTAAAAATTTTGGTTCAACGGACATGAGTTTGTACATATTCAACTGTCATATCATTATATTTAGTATTAAAAGGAGTCTAATAGAAAATGGAAGCAGAAATCTCTGCAGATTCTGTAAATTGGTTGTGTGCATGTGGAGTAGGAATTCCATTCAGATTTCTGTTAGCTCAGATCCAGCTTTAATAGTAAATCTAATTCCTCTTAGGGGGAGCTTGCACGCCTACCCGTTACTTTTGCAGAGAATTTGTCCTTTGTGTAAGCAAATACTTGTGCACACtgtattctgattttttttttttttttcatttatgtatttattttgtataggGAGTTGTTTGGTCTGGTGATTATTACAATATGGATGAATCTTTGCCGCAATTCAGCAAAGTAAGTCTTTAATCCGTTTGTATATTCATGGTTCGTGATAGGGTATATACTACAGGGCTGGCTGCAGCTAGCTGTTTCCTATCCATAGGTGATTTTGGCCGTGTGCTGCCTTGCTGCATATTATTGTCTAAATTCTGCTCAGACTTGGGCACAGCACCATGTTCATTTGGGTTTCTGGAAGGACAAGGTCTGCTGGTCATAAGCAGCAtaaagcaaaagggaaaaaaggtgaggCAAACCTTGTCCAGAGGACAACTTGAAGGAAACCTGTTGCTCCTCCTGCAGAGTCTGAAGGTGGGGATCTTTCTTCATAAAAAGAGACTCTATCTCTTGTATAGCGGTAGCATAGTGTTATAGCGGATGCAGGCAGTAACTGCAAAAACCAAGGTGGCAAAAGTGTTTCCATTAGAACACTAGTAATGGGGCATAACGTATGTAAGAAAGGACCCTAATGAGGAGTGGGCCGACTCCGCTGCCTCAGCATAAGCAGATTCTCTGCAGTCGTCGTaggaggagagggagacagaACCTAGAACCTGGGAGGGAGATGACAAAATTGTGCTGGGCATTAAACCAGCATCAAAGCAAAGACCTCAGCGTTAGGAAAAACTGCACCAGCTCTGACTGTAAGATGGGGTTGGAAAATGAACAGCTGCTCAATGAGCATTGCTAGGATCCAGAGCAGTCTGCAACATGCTGCAGTTCCTTCTCTGAGCACCTCAAGGGCAGTATTTGTACCCTAgagcagtgactctcaacctttccagactactgcacccctttcaggagcctgatttgtgTGGTGTACCcgaagtttcacctcacttaaaaactacttgtttacaaaatcagacataaaagtacaaaagtgtcacagcacagtaGTACTGAAAAATTtattactttctcctttttatcatataattataaataaattgaaatataaatattgtgtttacatttcagtgtatcgtatatagagcagtataaacaagtaattgtatgaaattttagtttgtactgactttgctagtgctttttatgtagcctgtggtaaaattaggcaaatatctagatgggtTGAGGTACCCCCTGACAGACTTCTGCCTACCCCCAGGTGTACATGTatccttggttgagaaccactgccctaaaaaGAGTGGTGTGTGATGCCCA from the Chelonia mydas isolate rCheMyd1 chromosome 14, rCheMyd1.pri.v2, whole genome shotgun sequence genome contains:
- the TMEM220 gene encoding transmembrane protein 220, coding for MAGSGAGPGRLWRLCNLLMAAFFGLAAAVQINDPDAGLWIVVYIVPAVLTLLVGLNPSITDNVIWRSLSDLHSAACLVGTVALGCSLFAYAKSNILHEEEGRELFGLVIITIWMNLCRNSAKNPLGGIRLMVAISLSLFPFVTWLYIYMNSEMRSSWPTHCKTVI